The following DNA comes from Moritella sp. 24.
TGAACAATGTCATCAGCAGCAACGCCATCATTCGCATCGACTGTATTAAGTGCAATTGTGGGTAATACTACATTTGAACTTCCAACTTCGATATCACGTGCTTGTTTAATAAGGTGAGTGATAACCGTAGGATCAATAAGTGTGCCACGACTGCTTGCTTGCGTTGCAAAGATTGCATTAACTTGCGCTGCTGCTAGTTGGGTATTCATCGCTGGACTTGTATCAGTCAACGTCCCCATTGCTAATGTACTTGGCCAGCCTTTTACTTTCAGTGATACTGGGTTAGCACGCTTTGGCATCACCAGCGCTACCCCTGGTGTTGGTTCAGGATCGACGCCAGGATCTGTTCCGGGTCCCGTTCCTTCACAGCTCCCCTGCTTTTGCCAGTTAGCCCAAGTAGGGGCGTCGGGATCAGGAATATCCGTTCCCGTTGCCCAATATTTATTTATATATACAAGGTCATCTTTTTGTACTTGAGTATCTTTCTTTTCATACGTTGTTTGCGGATCCCACAAAGCAATATTCGTACAATCAAACGTACTTGCTTGTGCGTTAAATGCTATCAAGCATGCTGCCGTTAGACTACTCAGAGCAAATGTTTTTCTCACTAACTTAGTTCTATTTATACTCATTACGCTTATCCTTAAACGATCATTAAGTGGTTTTTATAAATATCAAAAATATATTGTAGTAAGTTAATAACGCTAAAATAGTGATCCGTGTTGTGTGTTTAATGCTTTGTATCACCCTGCCATTTCTTTGTGATCCAAGATCATTTCATATCTTATTTTACAGGGTGAAATAATACTTTATGATTAATTAACGATATTTAAGCGTTTAATTCATAAGAAAGAATGGCGGTTTTGCTGAGTCGGGCAGCACAATATTGTTAACACAATGTTAAACACCGAGCTGATTGATAAAATATAACATTGGAAATATTTCAAAATGTCCTGATGAAAACCGTCGAGTAATCTAGCTTAGGGCGTTTATAGAAATAGAAAGAAAAATAGGTCCGTCTAGCGACGGTTTGGGTAAAATATTACGTACGCAGATTTTAGGGCAGAAAAAAAGTAGGCTCATTAACTGAGCCTACTTTACAATATTAGCACTTACATACCTTAATTCACCACTAAACTGTCAGCGCTACGCAGTTTCATATAATCACCAAACACAGTTAGTGCACCACTTGAGCCAGTTAACGTAGACGTTCTATTATCATCGCGACCAACCCACACGGTCACTACATCGCGGTTGTCTAAGCCAACAAACCAACTATCACGTAATTTGTCTGTCGAGCCTGTTTTACCAGCGAAGTTAATCCCCGGAAATTGCCAACTAAGGCGACGTGCTGTGCCTTGTTTCGCGACGAGATTCATATTATAAATCGTCAAGTCGGTGTCCTCTCGGGCAAAGCGACGATTTCCTTTCAGACTCTGCTGATAAACTAAATCACCTTCGTCATCCACCACTGCGACAAGACTCGTTAGCTTATGATATTCACCAGCTGTCGCAATCGTTTGATACATCTGTGACACCTGAAACGGAGACATATTTAATGCGCCTAGCAACATCGATGGATAGTGGTTATCGACCTTATTAATACCTAAACGCTTTAAACTTTTAATCACATTATCAACACCAAGCGCCATACCTAAATTAACAGTAGGTACATTTAACGATTGCATCAAGGCTTGATACAAAGGCACTTCACCGCGGTATTTACGATCATAATTTTTTGGCTGCCAATTATTACCGTACTGATTATTTAATCGCAACGGTTTATCTTCTAATGGTGAGTTAAGATCATAGCCTTGCTCAAATGCCGTTAAATAAATCGCAGGTTTGACTAATGAACCAATCGAACGGGAAGCATCTAAAGCACGATTAAAACCAGCATACTGCGTATTACGGCCACCAACAATCGCGGTCACACGGCCGTATTGACGATCGGTCACCACCATTGCGGTTTCTAGTCCATCGATTTTACGCGCCTTCTCTAAACGCGGTAAACTTTCAGAGATTGCTTTTTCTGCCGCTCGTTGCGCAAGCGGGTCTAAACTGGTGAAAATTTTCAATCCAGACTGATCATAGAGCGCATCGCCAAAGGTCGTTTTTAGCTCTCGACGTAATAATGATAAAAACGCAGGCGCTTTAGAGACACTCATGTGACCACGAGGAATAATACCCAAGGGTCTAGAAATAGCAGCTCGATATTCAGCTGTACTTATTTTGCCATTTTTTGATAATAGACGAATAATCATGTCACGACGCTCAAGGGCACGATCAGGATAACGCCACGGATCATAAAATGATGGTCCTTTAACTACCGCCACTAAAAAGGCCATTTGATCGATGCTTAGCTCTGGAACAGGACGACCAAAATAAAAATAACTCGCCAAACCAAAACCATATACACCATCACTGTAATTTTGGCCTAAATACACTTCGTTAAGATAACCACTTAGCACCGCGTCTTTACTTAAACGGTAGTTAATCAATATCGCCATGTATGCTTCATTAAATTTACGCCAGAAACTACGTTGACGGGTTAAGAAAAAGTTTTTAACTAATTGCTGCGTTAAGGTACTACCACCTTGCACGGTACGACCTGCATTCATATTGGCAAATGCAGCACGAATAATGGCAACAGGTGATACACCACTGTGATGATAAAAATCACGATCTTCCACCAGCAGCAAAGTATCAATGAGTAATTGCGGGTAATTTTGCAATTCAACTAATATACGGTCTTCTTGATTTGGTGCTTGCAGCGTATCCAGTAGCATAGGGTCAAGGTTGACCGAATTCAGGTATTTACCGGTTTTTTGATCACGAATACTGACTAAACGATTCTCGGCAAAGCTCAAAAACAGCGCTTGGTTAGGCTCCACACCATCCAGATACGTAAAACTACGACGCAACAATTCTATCTTATTGCTCGACATAGCAAACTGTCCCGCGGTACGTGGTTTCGCTACTTTCAAATAATTAAGCAGTTCCAGTTCTTCAACCAGTTTTTCGTGTGGTAAGAACATACCCGGTTTCAGTTCTAAACTACGCGCGTATATTTGTGCAGGGGTTTTCCAAATAGGACCAGAGAATCGAGCTTGGATCTTACTGTCTAAATACATACCGTAGAGAACGAAAATAGCCGAAAAAGCTAACGTAAATTTGAATAGGAAGATAAGGGCACTGCGTGTCCAAGTTCGACTTTTGGTTTTTGTGACTTTCTTCTTAGCGGCTTTTTTTGTGGTCGGTTTCTTTGCGGTTTTTTTTGCTGCTGATTTTGCCGGTGTTTTACGTTTTGTGACAATCTTTTTTGTGTCATCACTTACGGGACGTTTAGCCAATGGAAAGGATCCTAGAAATTGCATTAAATACGGTAAAATACGATCAAATAAAATACCATAAAAAAGAGTCGCTAGTTTACCCTGTTCATTCCCTCTAACTCAACTATTGGGGATGTGTATTTTTACTACCTAATTACGTTGCTGCGAGTTTGATCCCAAGGGCAACAAAAACTGTACCGACAGCACGGTTAAGCCACAGTGTAAAACTTTGATTACTTTTTACCTTTTTAGTTAAACGATGCGCGGCAAAAATATAGCCGAGTTCGACCACGAATGCACCGACTACCACAATCAGACCAAGCAGTAATAATTGCATTGGAATTGAACCATGTCCTTCTCGCACAAATTGCGGTAAAAAAGCCATAAAAAAGATAGCAGCTTTGGGGTTAAGCACATCGATTAATACCCCTTGCTTGAATATTTTCCAATGTGAAGGAGTCGATGAAATATCACTATTCATGTTTTCTGTCGAGGTGAGTTCAATGCCACCTGATGCCGTAAAAGCCTGCCAAGCTAAATAAATAAGGTAACCAACACCGATAATTTTAATCAACATAAAGGCGTAAGCTGAAGAAACAATAATTGCAGATAGTCCTAATGCCGCAGCACCCACATGAACCAAGGCTCCAGAACAAGCCCCTGCAGCGGCAACAACCCCCGCTTTACGGCCATTACTGACGGTTTTCGTTAGTACAAATATCAGATCAGGTCCCGGAGTCATATTTAATGCCAACGACGCGGTTAAAAACATTGCCCAGTAGCCTATATCCATCTGATCATCCTTAATCCTAATTAATCACCTTTACCATATATAATTCATTTTTTGTCATGCCGTCAATCATCCCTTTCGGCTTTGCTATAATTTGCTTAAAGCCATTGTTTTTATAAAATACTATCGCGTTTTTATTCGTTATCATGACGGTTAATTCTAGCTGCTTGTAATTTAACAGTCGTGCCCACGTTTCGACATGAGCAAGTAACTCACGTCCAAGCCCCACACCAATACTCGCCTGTTGCACACCAATAACCAAAGAAATAGCATCCATATCATGACCAACATAACCCGCAATACCAATAGTAAAACCAATCAATGATGATTCATTATTTAACACTTGCTCTGCAACATAGAGTACCTGTGTCGACGCCTCAATAAACAGCGCAAGATGCGCGCACAGTTCAGCGGCACTGTTTTTTTCTCCCATCGCCATAAACGGGGTTTCGCCATTAAGTTGGGAGAGTAGCATTGATAAAGCTTCAGCATCCGTGACTTTGACAGGTCTAATTATCATCATAAATATTCTCTCATCACACAGAAGACAGTAACCTCACGCAATTGAAAATTAACAATCGCAGGAAACAAGAGTATCATAGGCTTATAGCCGAACAGACGCTAGCGCTTACTCACTAATTAACACCAAGGTTACTCAATGGTTTTCATCTCTAGCAATGTATCAATTCCCGATTCAGAAATTGATATTCAAGCTATCCGCGCTCAAGGTGCAGGTGGCCAAAACGTCAATAAAGTATCAACTGCGATCCACTTGCGTTTTGATATTAAAGCGTCTTCACTACCGGAATTTTATAAAGAAAGGTTGTTGGCGTTAAGTGATCATCGTATTACGAAAGACGGGGTTATTATTATAAAATCTCAGGAATCAAGAAGCCAAGATTTTAATAAGCAGGTAGCGTTTGAACGCTTAGTTGAATTGATTAAACAGGCGACCGTGATCCAAAAGTCACGCCGTGCAACCAAGCCGAGTCGTAATGCCAAAAAGAAACGTATGGACACTAAAACTCAGCGTGGAAAAACGAAAACTATGCGTGGTAAAGTTAGCTTTTAGCCTCTTCCCAAGCTGCATGATAATTCGTTAATGCGACCTTGAATGCCGCTTGTTGATCTTTTTCAATCGCGGTAGCAATAGGGATATCAGCTTTCATTGCATTTACTGCACGACCGCGCATATGTAGTTCATAATGCAAATGAGGTCCCGTGATACGACCACTATTCCCCGACAACGCAATTTTTTGTCCGCGTTTTATTCGCTGTCCTTTTTTAACAAACGCCTTACTCAGATGTAAGAAACGAGTGCGGTATGTTTGTCCATTTGATATTTCGATATAAAGCCCTGCATACTTGTGGTTAAGTACTCGAGACACCACACCATCGCCTGTCGCAAAAATAGGGGTTCCAATCGGAGTCGCAAAATCAGTACCATTATGCGGACGCAATAAGCCTGTCACCGGATGCACGCGTCTTGGATTAAAGTTGGATGAGATACGATATTTTTTGCTTACAGGCCAACGCACGAACGCTCTTTCAATACTTAAGCCCGCTTCGTCATAATACGTGCCCTCATATAGATAAGCGCTAATATTACGGTTACGATTATTAATACTCACGGCATTGATGCGGTTTTCACCTGTTAATTCGTCACCAATATATTGGCGTGATACCAACACTTTAAACGTATCACCCGTACGAAAATCACGGCTGAAATTAATTTTATCTTTTAATAAACGAGCAATAAATTGTGCTTCGAATAACGATAATCCCGCTTGCTTTGCCGAACCTGCAAAACTGTATTTAACTTTGCCAATATAGCTGTGCTCACGCCACTCACCATCGATATTAACTTGTTCAAATTCAAAGCCATTATCACCAGAGCTTTTATAAATAACTTGCTGAGAAAGACTAACTTTTAATTCAAGGCGTGTTAACTGCCCTTCAAACTCAGTAAAAATTAACGTTTGTCCCGGTTTAATACTGTCTAATGCCAATACGTTTAAATCAACTTCTAGGATTTGATATAAACTTGTTTGGCTCAAGCCTAATTGCTCGAATATACCACCAAGAGTATCACCAGATTGGATCACGTAATTGGTTGTTTTTGGATACGATTTAGCTAATTCCTCTGCAATGATTTCAACAGATTCTGCCGTAACCGTCGTATTATCTTCGCTAACAGTCGTAGAAATAGCAGTACTCGCGAGCAAGGCTGTCGCTGAATTCACGCTACCGGCAGGGGCTAACGATGCTTCTAAGGATACCGATTTTTTAACTTTCGGTTCATCGGCAACCGAGGCTGTGATCGCACTTGCCTTGGTATTCGTATTGCTACTCTCCGCCACCTTATTTATTTCTGCCTTATCGTTCACTGGTAATAGTGCAAAAATAAGGACTAACACGCTTGTTAATAACACCCACGTTAGTGCTAATTGTAATTTATTGTTCTTAATTGACGACATTAATGAATACCCAATTCTCGTTCAAAATAGCCGTAATCAGCATAATAATGCCGAAATGGTATACCACAACAAAACAAAGGCATAGTATAGATAGCGTAAAAATGTGTAAATCAGGCGAAAGTTTTAATCTTTTAAATTAGCTGACAATCACATAGCTCGGATCTATTTGAAAAATGCCGAATACAATTAATACATTACCAACCACGGTTAACCAAAAAATACGTTTGAAACTGGCTTTACTTTTTTTATGAGAAAATAGCGTTTGCCCAACTAAAGCTCCTGGCCATCCCCCGAGTAATGCCAACAGGTGCAATGTCTTTTCTGGCGTCCGCCATGCCTGCCGTTTTGCCGCCCATTTATCTTTTCCATATACCAGCAATGTAATAATACTCAATACTAAATAACAGTAACCTAACCATATCAACATATGATGTCTCCCTGATTGTAGACTTATCAGATATAAAAACGGCAAGCGTAATGCTTGCCGTATAAATTTACCTGAATATGACGCTATCTGCTAGTCACGGTTTATTCGTGCTTTATTAGCAGTGCTTTAACTCGTCGTTCTTACCAGTTATCCGCAGCCCACTCTTGCTGCTCGTCAGAATCCATAAAGCTCCACGCTAATACGCGGCTTACTTTTTGGCCTTGTGACA
Coding sequences within:
- the mrcB gene encoding penicillin-binding protein 1B, translated to MAKRPVSDDTKKIVTKRKTPAKSAAKKTAKKPTTKKAAKKKVTKTKSRTWTRSALIFLFKFTLAFSAIFVLYGMYLDSKIQARFSGPIWKTPAQIYARSLELKPGMFLPHEKLVEELELLNYLKVAKPRTAGQFAMSSNKIELLRRSFTYLDGVEPNQALFLSFAENRLVSIRDQKTGKYLNSVNLDPMLLDTLQAPNQEDRILVELQNYPQLLIDTLLLVEDRDFYHHSGVSPVAIIRAAFANMNAGRTVQGGSTLTQQLVKNFFLTRQRSFWRKFNEAYMAILINYRLSKDAVLSGYLNEVYLGQNYSDGVYGFGLASYFYFGRPVPELSIDQMAFLVAVVKGPSFYDPWRYPDRALERRDMIIRLLSKNGKISTAEYRAAISRPLGIIPRGHMSVSKAPAFLSLLRRELKTTFGDALYDQSGLKIFTSLDPLAQRAAEKAISESLPRLEKARKIDGLETAMVVTDRQYGRVTAIVGGRNTQYAGFNRALDASRSIGSLVKPAIYLTAFEQGYDLNSPLEDKPLRLNNQYGNNWQPKNYDRKYRGEVPLYQALMQSLNVPTVNLGMALGVDNVIKSLKRLGINKVDNHYPSMLLGALNMSPFQVSQMYQTIATAGEYHKLTSLVAVVDDEGDLVYQQSLKGNRRFAREDTDLTIYNMNLVAKQGTARRLSWQFPGINFAGKTGSTDKLRDSWFVGLDNRDVVTVWVGRDDNRTSTLTGSSGALTVFGDYMKLRSADSLVVN
- a CDS encoding LysE family translocator codes for the protein MDIGYWAMFLTASLALNMTPGPDLIFVLTKTVSNGRKAGVVAAAGACSGALVHVGAAALGLSAIIVSSAYAFMLIKIIGVGYLIYLAWQAFTASGGIELTSTENMNSDISSTPSHWKIFKQGVLIDVLNPKAAIFFMAFLPQFVREGHGSIPMQLLLLGLIVVVGAFVVELGYIFAAHRLTKKVKSNQSFTLWLNRAVGTVFVALGIKLAAT
- a CDS encoding GNAT family N-acetyltransferase, whose amino-acid sequence is MMIIRPVKVTDAEALSMLLSQLNGETPFMAMGEKNSAAELCAHLALFIEASTQVLYVAEQVLNNESSLIGFTIGIAGYVGHDMDAISLVIGVQQASIGVGLGRELLAHVETWARLLNYKQLELTVMITNKNAIVFYKNNGFKQIIAKPKGMIDGMTKNELYMVKVIN
- the arfB gene encoding alternative ribosome rescue aminoacyl-tRNA hydrolase ArfB → MVFISSNVSIPDSEIDIQAIRAQGAGGQNVNKVSTAIHLRFDIKASSLPEFYKERLLALSDHRITKDGVIIIKSQESRSQDFNKQVAFERLVELIKQATVIQKSRRATKPSRNAKKKRMDTKTQRGKTKTMRGKVSF
- a CDS encoding peptidoglycan DD-metalloendopeptidase family protein — protein: MSSIKNNKLQLALTWVLLTSVLVLIFALLPVNDKAEINKVAESSNTNTKASAITASVADEPKVKKSVSLEASLAPAGSVNSATALLASTAISTTVSEDNTTVTAESVEIIAEELAKSYPKTTNYVIQSGDTLGGIFEQLGLSQTSLYQILEVDLNVLALDSIKPGQTLIFTEFEGQLTRLELKVSLSQQVIYKSSGDNGFEFEQVNIDGEWREHSYIGKVKYSFAGSAKQAGLSLFEAQFIARLLKDKINFSRDFRTGDTFKVLVSRQYIGDELTGENRINAVSINNRNRNISAYLYEGTYYDEAGLSIERAFVRWPVSKKYRISSNFNPRRVHPVTGLLRPHNGTDFATPIGTPIFATGDGVVSRVLNHKYAGLYIEISNGQTYRTRFLHLSKAFVKKGQRIKRGQKIALSGNSGRITGPHLHYELHMRGRAVNAMKADIPIATAIEKDQQAAFKVALTNYHAAWEEAKS
- a CDS encoding DUF1294 domain-containing protein, with protein sequence MLIWLGYCYLVLSIITLLVYGKDKWAAKRQAWRTPEKTLHLLALLGGWPGALVGQTLFSHKKSKASFKRIFWLTVVGNVLIVFGIFQIDPSYVIVS